The Desulfonatronum lacustre DSM 10312 region TCGCGCCGAGCACCCGGATGGTCTCTTCGAGTTCGGTATTCCCCATGTCGGTCATTGATTTCGTCTCCTTTGCCGGTCGCCTCTCTTTGGTGATGCCGGTTCGGCAATCCTTGATCCATGAATGGGTAAAGGGTAATGCCTTGCCTGGCAAGTACGTCGACACGGATCACCGATCCACCATAGCCGACGCCTTCGCGCAAGCACGCAGAGGCGCATCAAGGACCCTTCCCTCATGATTCAGTTTTTCTCCCGCCGAACTGCTCCGTTTTTTTCAATAGTTCGGCGTCATGGGATTTCGGCATGAACCGAATTCATCCCAAATCCATCCTTCTGGTGGCCAAGCGCGGTCATGGCGAAGCCCTCGGTCTGGCCGACGAAATCGCCGACTGGTTGACCCGCCGCGGGGTCGTTGCCCGGGTTACGGAAAACGAAGACGATCTCTCCCCGTGTCTGCCGGGCCAAAGCCAGACTCCTACCCTGGTCCTCGTTCTGGGCGGGGACGGGACCATGATCAGCGTGGCCCGGAAACTTTGCTCCAACGATATGGCGGTTCTGGGAATCAATTTCGCGCGGGTGGGCTTCCTGACGGAGTGTTCCAAGGAGGCCTGGGAGGAGGTCCTGGAGGGCATTCTGGCCGACGGAGCCGCCGTGTCCTCACGCCTGCTCCTGGACGTCCGTCTGGTCCGCGACGGGGCCACCCTGCTTTCAACCGTCGCGGTGAACGATATCGTGGTCGGTCGCGGTAATTTGGCCCGGTTGGTCAACCTGGAACTGTTTTTCGCGGACGAGCGGATCTCCGCCTTGCGGGCCGACGGTCTGGTGCTCTCCACACCCACCGGGGCTTCGGCCTATTCCTACTCCGCCGGGGGGCCGTTGATCTATCCGGAACTGGAGGTGATCTGCGCCACTCCGATCTGTTCGTTTCTGACGGAAGTCAAACCGTTCGTCTTTCCGGCAGACCAGGAAATCCGGGTCCGGGTGGACGAAGAGGCAACCGAGGTGTTCCTGACCCTTGACGGACAATCCGGGTGGCCGTTGCGCAAGGGGGACACCGTGCTGGTCGCCAGGTCGTCCCGGAAAATGCACCTGGTCAGGTATCCGGGGTCGTCCTATTTACAAAAACTCAAGGCCAAAGGTTTTCTCCGGGAGAGCTGACATGTCCGCCCATCTTCGCGCCGGTCCTTCTCCGGAGTTCCGGCTGGGGCATGATCCCCGGCTGGACGCCTGGATTCTGCATTTTCTCACCGAAAACAACCTGGACCACGCCACCAATCCGGAGGAGAACGCTTCACCGGAACAGATTCGGTTCATGGTGGATCTGGACGACGACCAGTTTTTTCCGGCCTGCACGGACTGGATGCTGGACTACCTGCTCAAGCAGGAGTTGGCCCCGGCCCTGCGCGCCGAGTACGCCCGGCATTGGAAAAGTCTGTTCCGTCTGGTCCGTGAGCAGATCACCGACCCGTATCTGCGGGACAAGATCATCGCCCTGTGTCAGTTCAAGTTTCGTTCCGCCCTGCACTCGTCCATCATCATCCCTTCGCGGTTGATCAAATGGATGCTGACGATCTTCATGAGCTACAGCGGGCTGGACGATCCGCTCCGGGACCGCAAACGCCGGGCCAACGCCCGGGCCTACGCCTTCACGCAGACCGCGTTGTACCACCGGATCGTCAGCGCCTGCCCTCAGGACATCATCGCCTGCACCAACATGGATCAGTTGCGGGAGGATCTGGACCTTCTGGAACTGAAGCGACTGGTGCGCCTGGCCACGTTGCACGGCATTTGGGAGGCCAAGGAGTTCCGCCTGCATAAGACCGTGGCCGAGTGGACCGACGTTCTCCCGGTTTGGGAGTCCAAGGAGATTCAGCCCGACGCCAAGACCTTGCTGGACGAAATGGACGCTCCCTGGCCGGAGTTTGAAGAATTGCGGGGCTATCTGTTCCAGAAGCGCCATGATTCCCTGAAGATTCTGTACCTGCCCGGCGAAAGCGGGGCCGTACTGTTCGACATTCTGATCGTCCGCTCCCTGATGCGTCAGGGCCACCGGGTCATCCTGGCCTTGAAGGAAGGATTCGACTTCATGGCTCCCACGGTCTGGGACGCGGACTACGACCCCGTGCTGGCCGAATCCCTGGACGACGCCTTTTTTCTCACGGATAACCAGGTTTCCAAAAATGAACTACTCAAACGGATCCGGGAAAATCAACTCCTGATGATTTCGGACGGCACCCGGGAGCGTCTGAATATGTACCGGACCAGCCTGACCTTCGCCAGGGCCTGGAAGGAGGCGAATTTGGTCCTGGCCAACGGACATGACCATTATCGTCGGCTGATCGCCGTGAGCCAGGGGTTTACCCGGGACATCGTCGCCTTTTACCGCGACGAGGACGGAAAAGTTTTTTTTTCATGCAAACCGCGCTCCGAGCGTATCCGGCACGTCACGGAGCGGGAACTGCTGGTCAAGGCCGAGAAGCTGATCGATGCCATGCGCCAGGCCAGGGCCGCGGGCAAGACCGTGATCTTTTACAGCGCCATTATCGGGTCCATTCCCGGACAGACCAAGACGGCCATCGCCGTGCTCAACGCCTTTGCCGCACACCTGCGCTCCAGACTGGAACAGTCCCTGATCATCAATCCCGCCGAACATTTCGAACCGGGGATGGACGGGGACGATCTGATGTACATGTGGGAGAAGGTTCAGCGCAGCGGATTCATCGACGTCTGGCGGTTCCAAACCGTGGAGGACATCGAACGCGCCTTTGAATTGCTGGGCCAAAAGATGCCTGCGGTCTGGAACGGCAAGGACGCCACGTATTCCACGGGCTGCACCAAGGAAATGAAAATCGCCCTGGACATGCAGAAACGGCACCCCGAACTCCAGATCATCGGCCCCGACCCGGCCAAATTCTTCCGTCGCCGGGAGTATGGGGTGGGCAAGTACTTCGATAGCAGCCTGGAACGGGCCTGGCGGTAGTCCGGGCGGGTTGAGGCTTTGAAAGGGTGGCCGTCAAATAACGACCAGAAAGCTGTCAGGAGGCGGAGAAGATCAGCGTCCGATCCGAGGTGTCCTGGATGCGGTAGTTGGCGGCTTCGATTTCCTGGCGCAGGGCGTCGGCCGTGGCGAAGTCCTTGTCGTTTCGGGCGGTTTCGCGTCGGGCGCAGAGGTCGCGAACGTGGTCCGGCAGGTCGGATGGGCGAAGGGGAACTTCGGTCCAATCCACCAAGCCCAGAACGGCGTCCAGGTACCGGAAGAGATCGACGCAGGCCGCGGCTTCCTGGGTGGAGAGGAGGTTCTGATTGATCGCGGCGTTGATTTCCCTGGTGCATTGGAACAGGGCAGGCCAAAAGGCGGGCAGGTTGAGGTCGTTTTCCAGGCAGTCCGTGAGAGCCTGTTTGACGTTGAACAGGGATTGACCGATATTTTGGCCGATATTCGTCGCGGGCTTCTTCGGTTCGGTATCCGGGGCGAGGGTGTGCAGCCTTGCCAGGGTCTGCTGAATGCGTCTCCAGTTTTTGAGCCACATTTCCAGACTTTCAGCGGAACATTGCAACGCGGTATGGTAGGAGCCGGAGAGCAGCCAGAAGCGCAGGACGAGGGGGGGGATGTCCATGACCGGAAGGGACGACAGGGAACAAGAGGTCTCCGACTCGGCGCAGATCGCGGACTGGGCCGTGATCCAGGCCTGGGGCTGGGTGTTGCCCACACCGCGCCAGATGGAGCAAAGGTTTTCCAGGTGCGGGAAGCGGTGGTCGTCGTCCCCGAGGACCAGGGTCAGTTCCGACGACTGACCGTGCAGAACCACACCGGCCATTTGCAGGTACCAACTGGGACGGACG contains the following coding sequences:
- a CDS encoding NAD(+)/NADH kinase, translating into MNRIHPKSILLVAKRGHGEALGLADEIADWLTRRGVVARVTENEDDLSPCLPGQSQTPTLVLVLGGDGTMISVARKLCSNDMAVLGINFARVGFLTECSKEAWEEVLEGILADGAAVSSRLLLDVRLVRDGATLLSTVAVNDIVVGRGNLARLVNLELFFADERISALRADGLVLSTPTGASAYSYSAGGPLIYPELEVICATPICSFLTEVKPFVFPADQEIRVRVDEEATEVFLTLDGQSGWPLRKGDTVLVARSSRKMHLVRYPGSSYLQKLKAKGFLRES